Proteins from one Desulfovibrio intestinalis genomic window:
- a CDS encoding BMC domain-containing protein gives MLALGLIETKGLIGAIEAADAMLKAADVRLLEKTLATGGLVTITIAGEVAAVQSAVDAARASLTRLEGAVCVSCHVIPRPDGGLEKILLLQPGGQTPAAPASPAPAAAKAETVETEIIKIVEIVEETPAPAAPQGGAKAGDGTQATAQNGQEAYDPEKCKAMSMNKLRQLARTMKVELTREQIASSNRQTLMNAIDRAARKEKE, from the coding sequence ATGCTGGCACTGGGACTCATAGAAACCAAGGGGCTCATAGGAGCCATAGAAGCGGCGGACGCCATGCTCAAGGCGGCGGATGTGCGCCTGCTGGAAAAAACCCTGGCTACGGGCGGCCTTGTGACCATCACCATTGCTGGCGAGGTTGCTGCGGTGCAGTCGGCGGTTGATGCGGCACGGGCTTCATTGACCCGCCTTGAGGGAGCCGTGTGCGTATCCTGCCACGTTATCCCCCGTCCTGACGGCGGCCTTGAAAAGATACTGCTTTTGCAGCCCGGCGGCCAAACTCCGGCGGCTCCGGCCAGCCCAGCGCCTGCTGCCGCAAAAGCCGAAACCGTAGAAACTGAAATTATTAAAATTGTGGAAATAGTGGAAGAAACCCCGGCCCCCGCAGCCCCGCAAGGCGGCGCGAAGGCCGGAGACGGAACACAGGCCACGGCCCAGAACGGGCAGGAAGCCTATGATCCTGAAAAATGCAAAGCCATGAGCATGAACAAACTTCGTCAGCTTGCCAGAACAATGAAGGTTGAGCTCACCCGTGAGCAGATCGCCTCATCCAACAGGCAAACCCTGATGAACGCCATCGACCGGGCGGCACGGAAGGAAAAGGAGTAA